ACTCAAATGCCAAAAGTGCAATAATGTATAATTCACTTAatggaattatttaaatatcaatgataGGAAAATAACAGGATATTATTATGTCATCATTTTTTCTGTCTAAAAAAGTTTCGAGGTTCTTTTTAAGCACCTGCTTAccatcatatacatattgtattgTGTACAATTATATATCCAAGATGTAACATGTTCAATGCCAAATATAAGTGTTAGAAATACCAACccattatttcatttagtttaGGAGCACAAAagcaatatacatgtaggtagAACTATTCttgatttacataaaattataaatgttgataaattcaaaGTCAATATTGATGCAGCTACAGCTTCGAATTATGTAGGAGTATGTAAAATGATATACAACATAtctaagttttttttaaacaaaattgaattgtCTCATTTGGATTTCGAACTTTAAGAATTTATGCAAAGATATTTAAGTTAGATAAAccaattaatatacatgtaactaaTGTTTTTAgtaaaacgtattttaaacaaaccattgactttccataaaaataattttcattataataaacCTCTTCAGTAATTCctgttaaacaatattttgtatcGACTGTAGGGAATATATAATGTTAAGTCCGACGTCTAACTTCAACTATATAGgctttaaaatatgcaaattctGTGCCTGATGGAGTCCCATAATGCTTACTGTTATGTGCTTCTATGCACCATGATAAAATTTGGTTTTcggaataaaccaaacttctaAACAAAACAGcgaaaaacaaatttatttaataaaacacatattcgAATACATGAATGTCTATATGCATAGTGCAAGAAGAAAACGAGTATGCCAAAGTACGATCACACTTATGTATGATAATCTAGGATCTAAATCACATTTTAAATCCACGTAATACACATgtaccattcggagctcctcggccattttatcgaaaacaacctcggatgtatttggacggtttacatactcaaatagtggtacgtttaagtccgctgcaagtagatcgcgtagtaattttatttagcagttaaactttgtgacttaactcttgggattcttaattatgtttgcaataatacaattcaatggcaatcaatttaaactaagatcaataaatacaactctaaaacattacaattaattaatgatataattcaaatttttacgaactacttcaactgatgtacctgcatacatctgaggttgtttttgaaaaaaatggccgaggagttccgaatgacacATGTACCTGAGATTATATTCAGAATCACTaatattttcatcatcttttACACTATAACACTATACGCTATAACAAATGACATCTAATGGAACGTTGtgtaaattatacaaaaagaaataaGGATCACATGTTTGTATCAGCAAACAACACGGAATAATTGTCAGTGCCGTTATCCTGGACATTTTGATAGTTTGGTTGTTCCGTACGTTCTTGTAACTGTTCGTATGTTCGAGCTCCTTCGTCAGCTCTTGAGTCTGAAATAACACGCggataaaatgttttcatgtaaaTTTTGTTCATTATGGAGTTAGCATTCTGGACAATCAACACAATGTGGGGGGCAAATAACTATAACGATGATAACACCATCATTCAtgttatattaatttctttgatCTTATCTAAATAAGTGAGTTAATGCGAACTTACTCTGACATTTCTCTTAAGACGCATATATGCATGTAGCCGACAATGATAAACAGATTAAAACGTTCAAACAATTGTAGTGAAAAATCTACGCTTtacaaagatatatttatttatatcaaaatgtgttttccctattatatatatatacatgtatcgaTATTTGTTTTCCCTATTAGTCAGATTGAACCCTTCAGTCAAGTTTCTTTACTAGATTTTCgcttattgaaatgaataagcATACGATGTGGAAATTTAacagaaacaacaacagcaccGAACTTTGTTTGTTACAACGGCGTTTTTTTATCACAATAGCATAGAGTTTAAAAATGTAGGTAAAATGCTGACGGACTCAAATGTCTTTATTACCCATGTCGATTCTAATCGTCATTCGTAACAATATAATATGTCATTATACCTCACTAATATTCTATATGTTAAATTCCCTATACCCGAACGGCcaatacttttttcaaattgccCGGTATGTTGACGGGCAAAATAATATCACATGCGCAAGAAATATGCGCGTtcgttttataatattttaatggacGCCTTTGTAATTATAACAGATGCCcgtacaataaatataattgcaaaatataacCGTTCAAATTATCTACTACGGAatggaattaaataaataaggtaAGGTAAGATATTTGTCTGGATAGATCACTGCGTAAGGGATTTGGTTACAGATGAGCTGAAATCCGCATCACACAAACGCTCATTGTGCTTTATTTACGTCAAATCTGTCTCTAACCTTCATAAATAATGTTGACATCGGCGCTGCCTCGTCGACATTGTACTTCTCAGGTTGACAATTTTCAAAAGATCCCTCACAGAAAGgtgatttttatataatatccCCTTAGTATAATTACTGCATATTATATAAACGCATTGTCTAATATCAATATAATCGATGTATAATGTGTATAATTTGTGCAGTTTTTACGAATGATATCTCTTCCAATTTATATTAGTTAGTGTCAAGTTATATGGtctgaacaaataattgatagCTAGATACATGcgtatttatgcattttattgcTGTTCGCTCATGGGCCTCTGGGCTCTGtccatttgaaatatattattgattCCGTTAGTGGTAAGCTTTGTATATTGCTTTAAACAGTAGTTAACAGCAGCACAAACATGCACATAATTTGACTCATAAAATGTAACGAATCTGCTTAGCATCTGTAGCGCAAATTATCACGTAGGATACCCACACTGAGTACACAAATAAACAGATGTTGACTAATAAAATGTAGATAAACGAATTTATTACGTCACTTCAGTCACCTCAGTCTGATATATATTCTTACCTGTAGCTGATTGTTTCTCCGGGTGTTCTCTAGTTTGACGTcttttatatgaaattaaagatcaaattttcaaactgttttgtAAACTGCTGGAAAACGATATTCATGTTGAAGGGTTCAataatttagtattgcttttcatggaaaaattgaaacatttggCTAGTGCATAGTTTGCAAGTGCATCCTTGCAATAAGCAAATGACtttatattgtattgaaaataagaacatttcATCTTTGATATAATCAAGGTTGGAACACATTCGACAGattataaaaattgtttaaatataacacCAAAACTAAGCAACACATACTTCAACAAACGTACCTTTTCATGTACACAATATAACCAACAGAAAGAGCAAGCGAAACCGATAGAAGAGCAATCACTCCTCCCGTAACGCCTGCCATCACAGCGCCGTTACTATCATCATTGTCAGCCACAATTTCTGAATGTTTAAAGCACGAACTAAATAATGGAGCAAAATCTTATTAATACTCGCGTTCACACATAACAACATTTGGCTATACTGACAGTCGACTACGTTATAGCGACTGTAAATTATGACAGTGATGTTACTTAAAAAAACCCAGCTACAGTGctgtaaaatatcaaacagCATGGTACAACACCGCAGAAATGCAAAATAGTGATATTTCTGTTCATTAACgttataatatgttaaaagtTCATAACTATCCAACATGCAATTACTTTTTTCTATTCATGCTTATTGTATTTCAGTTCCGCCTAAATAACGAACTGATATTTGCATAACCTTTACCTTCTACGCATCCGTTATTTGTCAGCTTATATCCGGTCTCACATCCTAGTGTACACTGACCGTCCGTCTGCCTACACTCACGAACCCCTTTTCCGGAAGTGATACAATTTTGGTCACATTTAATATTGCAGCGTAAGCCGTGAGTCCCATGTGAGCATCCATGTTTGCATTCACCAGATGTTATGTCACAGCTTGACAATGACTCGTTTTTATGCGTACAGTTTTCGCTGCAATTGTTTACGCAGTATTCGCCCCAATAATCATATTCGCACACATCACATTTGCCGTTGTCTTGATGACACGACTTGCAATTGAGTGGACACGCAATGTTACAAAACGGTCCCGAATATCCATCTATACAGCCTGTGTCACATTTGCCATTCGAAGCGTCACAAGACTTGTTCACACATGAATTATTGCAAGTGTTACGGCATGTGTAGTATGATCCATCATAGCCATGTCTTCCAGTTTGACATGTCAAGCATTTATGAGTTTGGTTACGTTTACATCTAGCGCATCCATCATTGCAAGGAGTATCACAAGTATCACCACTTAAACCGTCTGCACATTCAGTCTGACAGTAACCATCACTTTTCCTGCAGGTTGTTTCTGACCTGCACTTGTTACATTCGTGCTCACAGGTATCTCCGTAATAATGCTCATCAACACAGGCATTACAATTATTAGACGAAGTACATGTGTAACAGTTAGCTGGGCATATAATACGGACACATGTACTATCCTgaaaattgtattcattttcgCAGGTACAAGTCCCACTGTCTTGATCGCAGctatcatttaaacaattttccGCACACCTTTCGTTACAGAGATTACCATACGTCCCGTCTGCACATTCGTCACATTTCCCTGCATTTAAACGATCTACAGGGCATAAATTATCTTTACATGTATTACAGGTTAGAGAACATGAAGGCCCAAAATAATTACTATTACATCCTATACAGTTGTTGCTGGTATCACAGTTGCAGTTCGGTGGGCAAATCCTTTGTTCACACCTTGAGCCATTAAACCCGTCCTCACAACCTACTTTACAAGACCCGTCTTGATTGCAGTACCCATACCTGCAATTTTGTGAACAGGTCATATTGCAATATTCGCCATATAATCCGTCTTTACATGATTCACATTTACCATTGCTTAAACAAAAAAGATTACAATTATCTGGGCATTCCGTCTTCATTGAGCACGTGATATCCTTAAATCCGTCTGTACATGAAGTACAGTTAGTGGCAGATTCGCACGATAGACAATTTACAGGACAATTATTCTTACACTGACTTCCATATTTGCCGTCAATACATCTATCACAATTATCACCTTTAAAGTTAGGGTCAGCACACTGAAAACAGTTTCCAAATATATCGCATAAGCTGTCTTTGCACTTGTTACTGCATATCATTGAGCAATCACTTCCATAGTATCCAATATTATCACGCACACCACATACTGTACAAGATGTACCATTGGTGCAAGATAAACAGTTTGGTTTACACTGATATAAACACGAGGTCGTCGATCCGCTGTAAAACCCGTCCTTGCAGGAGGTACATACTGTACTAAAGATACACGTGGTACACGTACTGGGACATAAGCTTTTACATGTGTCGCCGTAATACCCATCATAACATGTATCACATGTAGACCCTGTTGAACATGTCTTACAATGTTTGTAAACACAGGGTTTCTGGCACTGAGGTCTTATGTATCCATCCTTACACCCTCCCCAGCAGTAGGTGTCTATCCCGAGTTGAGCGTTATAGGAGCATCCCGTTCCTGGTTTGCAGCAGGAACACGGGGAACATTCTTGGGATTGTGAAGGCGAAGCTATAAATACACCGTAGGCAAAACTATTTACAGagtttgtaaaatgtgaaaatgCACTACTCTTTTAACTTGATAATTTACCTTATTTTTCGTTATAGACCATTGATATCTTTACATCATTGCATTTCGTTAGCTTAAGAATATATGTCCATGCTTcgtgataaataaatatcgtagttaaagttttagcaggcagataaatattattgttcTAAACGCAAATAATAGTTCATTGAAATATCGATGTAACGACTTCATTAGAGTGGACAATTTGCTTAGTGAAACTAAGGGAAAAGAACAaagtaaataattgtatcaATTTACACGTGTCCTTACCAAGCAGGAGTATGACTCTTTatgatgtaaatatatatacaaaaagctTCATTATTGTTAACTTCATTATTAGATCTGAAAATGTCAACACGGATATGAAAACCGTAGTCTTTTTagtggtatatatatattattttggattATAGTGGTATTTACAATTCAGTGTATAGACGCCTTTAATAAACATACGATTTTAAATTATCATTCTTAATTGTGCTTTTCTGTATCAAAATGAGCTCTTATAAAAGACATTCGCACGATACTTTTTAAAGTCAATAACCAACGATCATAGCTTAAAGCTATGCAATGCATTAGTAAGCAGTAGGGTGTAAACATGGGAGCCTGTCGAGCAGAGCAGTAATTTTACTTGAATAAGAAAACTGAGGAAGtagttatattttttactttgttaCGCCTCGTTGATAGGGCGTATTTAGACTTTGTTGCCAAAAGTAATTATAAAAGTACGATATTCTACctggttttatatatttattaaatttgatgacGAGTAAAAAGatgtgaaaat
This genomic stretch from Mya arenaria isolate MELC-2E11 chromosome 10, ASM2691426v1 harbors:
- the LOC128205575 gene encoding cell death abnormality protein 1-like, with the translated sequence MDVLKIFGIIFLHASPSQSQECSPCSCCKPGTGCSYNAQLGIDTYCWGGCKDGYIRPQCQKPCVYKHCKTCSTGSTCDTCYDGYYGDTCKSLCPSTCTTCIFSTVCTSCKDGFYSGSTTSCLYQCKPNCLSCTNGTSCTVCGVRDNIGYYGSDCSMICSNKCKDSLCDIFGNCFQCADPNFKGDNCDRCIDGKYGSQCKNNCPVNCLSCESATNCTSCTDGFKDITCSMKTECPDNCNLFCLSNGKCESCKDGLYGEYCNMTCSQNCRYGYCNQDGSCKVGCEDGFNGSRCEQRICPPNCNCDTSNNCIGCNSNYFGPSCSLTCNTCKDNLCPVDRLNAGKCDECADGTYGNLCNERCAENCLNDSCDQDSGTCTCENEYNFQDSTCVRIICPANCYTCTSSNNCNACVDEHYYGDTCEHECNKCRSETTCRKSDGYCQTECADGLSGDTCDTPCNDGCARCKRNQTHKCLTCQTGRHGYDGSYYTCRNTCNNSCVNKSCDASNGKCDTGCIDGYSGPFCNIACPLNCKSCHQDNGKCDVCEYDYWGEYCVNNCSENCTHKNESLSSCDITSGECKHGCSHGTHGLRCNIKCDQNCITSGKGVRECRQTDGQCTLGCETGYKLTNNGCVEEIVADNDDSNGAVMAGVTGGVIALLSVSLALSVGYIVYMKRRQTREHPEKQSATDSRADEGARTYEQLQERTEQPNYQNVQDNGTDNYSVLFADTNM